CGCCGCGCAGTTTGCGCGCGAGAACCGGCGGGGGGTGGCGCGCAGCGTGGTTACCGGCCTTCGCCTCGTAAACTTCATTACGATTCCCTCGGTCTGCGCGCTGATCGTGCTCGCGCACCCAATGGTGCAGGCGCTCTTCGAGCGCGGCACGTTTCAAGCCGGCGCAACCGACTTGACCGCGTCGCTGCTGCCCTACGCAGCCATCGGTTTGATCGCGCTCGGGGCCAACGTCGTGCTGACCCGCTGCTGCTTTGCCTGCCGCGAAACGCTCTGGCCGGTAACGATTTCGGTTGTCACCGTCATCGTGAACGTCTTGCTCTCGCTGGTATGGCTGCCGACGTTAGGCGCGCGCGGTTTGCTGCTCGCGAACTCGCTCAGTCAAAGCATGCAGGCGCTTCTCCTGTTGGTCGTAATCGCGCGCCTCGTTTCCGGGATCGATTGGGGAGCCTTGCTGCTCTCCTCCGGCAAGGTGCTCATCAGTTCGCTCGCGATGCTCTTGGCGCTGGGGTGGATCGGCGCGCTCGGCGTTACTCCCGAGGCCACGCTTGCTTCGCGCGCATGGTTTCTCTTCGGACAGATCGGCATCGGCGGGACAGTCTTCGTCGCGGTAGCCCGCATGCTGGGAGTCGAAGAGCTCGATCTGGCCTGGCGGACCATCGTGGCGAAGTTCGAGCGAAACCTCGTCAGCCCGCCGGAGAACCGGGACGCCCCCATCGCCTGAGGGCGGGGCGTTGACTACAATCACCTTCCAAAGAGCAGGCTAGCTTTTTGCGATGAGCCAACCTTCCAGCGCTATGCTCTCGGTTTTGATGCCCGCGTACAACGAGGCGCATTCGATTGCCGAAAACGTTTGCGAAACGGTCGAGACGATGCAGTTGCTCGGCAAAGCTTTTGAGATCGTCGTCATCGATGACGGAAGCCTGGACGGTACGCATGCCGCCGCGAGCAGCGTCTTGCGCGCGTGGCCCGACCACGTGCGCGTCGTCCGTTGTTCGCGCAACGAGGGCAAAGGCAACGCGCTGATTTGCGGCGCGTGGTACTCCAAGGGCGAGTACGTCGCCTTCCTCGACGCCGACATGGACCTGCATCCCGAGCAGCTCGCGAGCTTCTTTGCGATCATGAAGTCACGCGACGCCGACGTGGTCATCGGCTCGAAGTTCCATCCGGCGTCGAAAGTGGATTACCCGCCGCTTCGCCGCGTTTACAGTTTCTTCTATTACATGCTGGTACGCACGCTCTTCGGTCTGCCGGTTCGTGACACTCAGACCGGCATCAAGCTCTTCAAGCGCTCCGTCTTAGACCGAGTGCTGCCACGAGTCTTGGTCAAGCGGTTTGCGTTCGATCTCGAGCTGCTCGCCAACGTTCACCATTTGGGGTACCGAATTGTCGAGGCGCCGGTGACGGTGAACTTCCAGCGGGTGGGCAGCCGGCTGCGCCTCGGCGCCGTCTGGAACGTCTTTCTCGATACGCTCGCGATCTTTTACCGAATGAAAATTCTGCGCTACTACGATCGCCCGAATCGCGAGACCGTCGATCTCGACCGGGCCGCAGGCTCTCAGGAGATCGTGGTCCCCGTCGTTATCGGCGAATAACCCGTCACTTGGCTTCCGGTACCGCACTGGTGCTCTTGCTGCCAGGGCTCGGCGACGCCCTGGCCGCGGGACCAATCCTTCGTGGGTTGAGTCGCGACGAATGGACCGTCGACGCGCTGACGATGCACGAGCCGGTCAGCGAGTACTTGCGCGCGCTCGGCATCGTGCGCGACATTACCGAGCTGCCGATCCGGCCGACGGCGCGCGACGCGCTGCGGGCCGTCGGGTCGTTGCGCAAGCGACGGTACGATTGGTGCATTCTGCCCTTTCCGGCGACGCGCTGGCAGTATACGATCATCGCGCGCGGTGCCGGCGCGGCAAAGCTCTGGATGCACGAGTATGGCGGCGCGGCGAGTTTCATCGCCCGCACCTCGCGCAACGCCCGCGTCCCGCTGCGCGGCGGTCACCGCCTGGCAGAGAATCTTCGGCTCGCCCGCGCGCTGGGGGTTCGCGCCGGCGATGACGATCTCCGATATTGGGTTCCCGACGCGTGGCGCGCGCCGCGCGTAACCGGAACGCTCGGAGTCCATCCCGGCTCGATGGCCTGGAAAGGGAATGAGGTAAAGCGGTGGCCGTACGAGCGATTTGCCGATCTCGCGCGCGAACAAGCGTCACGCGGACGCAGCGTTCGGTTTTTTCTGGGTCCCCACGAAGAGCGTGAAGCGCAGCGTGCCGAGCGAGATTTCCAGGCGAGCGAGGGAATCCGCATCATCCGCGAACCGCTCGCGCAAGCGGCTCGGCAACTCTCGGAATGCGAGGTCTTCGTCGGCAACGACGCCGGTTTCAGTCATCTCGCTTCGGGGCTTGGCGTGAAGACGCTCGCGCTGTACGGAATGACCAGCGAAGTGCGAGGAGCGCCGATCGGACCGGCGATTGCGCTGCGTCCATCGCTCTGTCCCGCCTGTCATGACGAAGGTCTGCGCGGCTTTGAATGCGTGCGCCGGATCGACTATCGGTGTATCGTTCGCGATATCGACTTCGACGTCGTGCGCAAGCACGTCGACGACCTTTTCGATGCGGCGGCGGTCGAACAGCACCTCGCCTTGGAAGGTCCATTCCGCCTCTACGGAAAGGCTCACGCATGAAGGAGCAGACGGCTCCGGCGAGGGCGCTGGATCGGCCGATACCGGCCACTTTGCAGCGGTGGCTCGTGCCGGCGCTCTTCGCTGCGCTCGCGTTGCTCGTTACGACCGGCTACGGTAGCGGCGTCCAGCTCAACGACGGTCAACCGGGATTGCACATCAATCCGCTGCGGTTTCTCGGGCGTCTGCTGCACGCGTGGAATCCGGATCTCGCGCTCGGCACCCACACCGGCTTCTGGGTGCCCTATCAAACGCCGTATTCGTGGATTTATGGATTTGCGCAGTTCGCGCACATCCCCCAAGATCTGGCGCAGCACGCCGCCGTTTTCTTCGTGTATCTCGGCTGCATCTGGTCGATGTACTTCTGCTTGCGCAGCGTCGCACCGTGGCTCGATGAGATTTCACGCATCGCCGGTTCGGTCGCGTACCTCTTCAACATGTACGTCGCGCTGAACTCGCAAGCGCAGATCGTCTGGCTGCTGACCTACGGAACGCTCCCGGCAATGGTGGGAGTGACGGCGCGTGCGATCCGCGGTGAGATGAACTTGTGGCGGGCAACCTTGGCGATGGCCTTGCTCGTGCTCGTCGGCGCCGGCGTCAATCCGCCGCTGGTCGCGATCAACGCGATCGTTTTGGCGATTTTCGTCGTCGTCACGATTGTCTTCGATCCCAAACCTTCCGCCGCACTTCATCGAACGCTGCCCGTCATCGCGGCAGCTTTGGTCGCGGCGATTTTGATCAACCTCTATTGGTTCGTCCCCTTCGTCGACTATTTCCGCGGAGTTTGGCTCAACGGCGTCCTCAGCGAAGCGCCGTCGCTGCACAACGCGGCGACGTCGTTTGCGAACGTCTTGCGCGGACTGGGCCACTGGGCCACGTTCGTCTCGTTTGCCGGGCGCTGGTATTTTCCGTGGGCCGCCACCTATGCCTCGGGATTATTCAGCGCCTTACTCTGGTTCGTGCCGATCGTTGCGTTGGGCGGTATCGCCTTGCGTCGCAATCAGCGTCCGATCACGCTGTTCTTTCTGCTCGTGACCATCGTTTCGGTCCCCATTGTCGTCGGTTACTATCACGACGAGCTCGGCGACGCGGTAACGACGCCGCTCTACGACCAGTTCTATCGGAATTTTCCCGGATTTCAGATGTTTCGTTTCTCGTACAAATGGGTCGCGGGGGTCGAGTTCGGCATAAGCGGCCTCTACGGGTTGGCGTGCTTTGCGCTGCTCGGCGCGTTGCGCGAGCAGATTGCCAAACTCAGCGCGGTCGATCGACGCAACTGGGCGTGGCTGCCTTCCGGCGCCAGAACGGTGTTGATCGCGCTGCCGATTCTCGTCTTCATTCCGGTGGTTGTCAGCAAGATGAACTATCCAGGTGCGCCGGTCCCCGGCTGGGAGTATCGAGAAAGCGCATTGGTCGGAGCAAGTCAGCGCCAGCGCGTCGCGCTCTTTCCGACGCAGTTTCTCGAGCAGTTCGATTGGGGGAATCCGCAGTTCTACATCGAGGATTCGCTCGTCGAGCGCCCGTTGATCTATGGCTTATTGGGAAGCGAAGCATCGGAAGGCGCCGATATGTGGATTCGCCGTTCCTATCGGGCCACGCGCGAAGGTCTGGGATTTTCCGCCAACATGTTCCGCGCTATGGGCGTCGACACGATCTTGCAGCGCGACGACTTTATACCGGCAATTGATTTCAGTTCGCCGGGCGAATGGCGCTACAACAGCACCACCTTGACGCACGACTTGCTGCATCGAGTCATCGGCGCCTCGCCGATGCGGAGCGAAGGGCCGCTGCGGGTCTATCATCTGGGCGGAGCGCTGCCGCTCTTTTACGGCGTCATCCATCCGGTCATCAGTACGCTTCCTACGTTTTCCGACGCATATTTGGGCGATGTGGACGCCATGGCGAGCGGTAAGGCGCAGTTCGATCCTCCCACCCGCTCGAGCGATGAGTTTACGGCCGCGATGCAGTCGCTTTCACCAATTGTACCGGGCGCGCCCGAACAAGTGCGCGATCTCGCCGTGAATGAGACGCTCGCGCGTGGCATCCGAGTGCATGCGGCGTCAGCCGATGCGGCGTGGCTGACGCAGTTCGCCGTGAAGACGAGCGGCATCTATTCGATTTTTGCGCTCGATCAAGGGCTGCTGTTCGACCGCGCGCCGCCGCAGACACTGGAAATCGACGGCCAGTATCTTACGCTGCAAAGCGCGGGCGGCGCTTGGACGCAGTACTCCAACGTCGCTCTAACTCCGGGCAAGCACTGGGTCTCCGATGGCTACCTCGACCCGGATCTGGTCGTGGCCGTCGTGAACGCCGACGACTTGCGGGCTTGGGAAGATCGCATTGGCGCACTCGCCCGCGGGTTGCCGCAGAATCTTGCGATTTCAAGTCTGGTGTACGCATCGCGAACCAGCATCGTGGTTCCGTCGTCGGGCGCGTATCGAGTGCGGGCAACGCCGGTTGGGCCGTTCGGACCCGACGGGCTGTTCACCACTCGCATTCTGCCGGGCTCGGCGGCGCGCGGCGCGTTCCCGGCGGATCTTGGCACGACGTTACCCTACGTCTTTGGCAGCGGCGTCGTGGGAACGTCGGCCTTGTTGGCTCCGCCCCAATGGTACCGCGACGACCCGTCCATCTACGATTGGCAACGGGGCGATCCGATTCCGTGGTTTCTTTTTGCGAGGCACGCCAGCGTGCGCGTGTTCGTGCCGGGACGCGCCGGCGCGCGCGTACAGGTAGCGATGCGCGTCAGCCGCCTGCAGGTATCGAATGCGATGACCGTCGGCGTCAAGGGCGACGCCTCGCAAACGGTAACGATCGGCGGTCCTTCGGCAGGCGATCGGCAATACGATACGATCGATCGGCTCGATGGCCCGGCGCCGGTTCCCGTCAACTTTGAACTCGGCTTGCATCCAGGGTGGAATGACGTTCGCTTCGATCTCCAAGCGCAGAACGGCGAGCGCGCGGATCTTGGTACGAACGTGATCTCCGCGGCGGTTGCGCCCGACCTTTCGTTCACGAAGTTGAAACCCACACTCTCGACGGCAACTCCCAAGCGCGACGATACCTTTACGGCGCTGCGGATCGCCACGCCGCGCGCGGGCCTCGAGGGCGATCCCGACCTCGTCGGCAACCTCGCCAACACCGCCGGGCGTGGTGCGGCGGTAGCGGTTGCACTGCAGCAAGGCGGCCACATCGTCTACCGAGTCTTTCCGATCGCGCGCGAAGACTCGTTCGACGTCGCCTTCATGCACGCGTTTCCAAATGGTTGGGACGATGCGTCGGAGCGCGTCGTTGGAATCTGGTTGCTCGCCAATAGTCGTCACCCGAAACTCACCGGGCTCTCGTATAACTTGCACGCATTGCCCGCCGCCAACTTGCGGCACCCTCAGGCGCTGGCGGCGGTACCGATTCTTCTCGATGGAAAGCCCGTCGGCGCCGCGCCGATCGTGCTCAATCGGGGACGCCATATCGTGAGCAGCGGCGACCGGCAGGTTAAAATCGGGCTGTTGACCGTGGAGCCGGTGTCGTTACCGCGCACGCGCGACTTTGGACTAGTCTGGCAGCGGCGCTCGGCGACTGCCGCCGACGTGACGGTCAAGAGCACGGCGAACTCGTTCCTATTGGTCTTCGGTGAGGCGTACCACCCCGAATGGCGCGCGACGCTCAACGGCACCGTGCTTCCCCACGTCATCGTCAATGGGGCGTCGAATGGCTGGATCGTGCCCAGCCTTCCCGACGGCGGGCTGATTCGGCTCACGTTTGCGGGCCAGCAATTGTACGTCATCTCGGCTGCGGTTTCGATTATCGCGCTGATCATCATGATGCTGTTGGCCTGGGCACCCGATCTTTGGCCGGTTCGCCGGCAGGGGTCGGGAGACGTTTCCGATTGACTCGTTCGGCAATCGCGTGGGCGCTCGGTGGTGCTTTGCGATTTGCGGTTGCAACGTGCGTGGTTTCGCTGTTGCTTGCGACGACGCTCTCGGGTGAAGGCGCCGAACGTTTTGCGACGGCCGCGTATCTCTCTGCGATT
This Candidatus Eremiobacterota bacterium DNA region includes the following protein-coding sequences:
- a CDS encoding glycosyltransferase family 2 protein, translated to MSQPSSAMLSVLMPAYNEAHSIAENVCETVETMQLLGKAFEIVVIDDGSLDGTHAAASSVLRAWPDHVRVVRCSRNEGKGNALICGAWYSKGEYVAFLDADMDLHPEQLASFFAIMKSRDADVVIGSKFHPASKVDYPPLRRVYSFFYYMLVRTLFGLPVRDTQTGIKLFKRSVLDRVLPRVLVKRFAFDLELLANVHHLGYRIVEAPVTVNFQRVGSRLRLGAVWNVFLDTLAIFYRMKILRYYDRPNRETVDLDRAAGSQEIVVPVVIGE
- a CDS encoding DUF3367 domain-containing protein; protein product: MKEQTAPARALDRPIPATLQRWLVPALFAALALLVTTGYGSGVQLNDGQPGLHINPLRFLGRLLHAWNPDLALGTHTGFWVPYQTPYSWIYGFAQFAHIPQDLAQHAAVFFVYLGCIWSMYFCLRSVAPWLDEISRIAGSVAYLFNMYVALNSQAQIVWLLTYGTLPAMVGVTARAIRGEMNLWRATLAMALLVLVGAGVNPPLVAINAIVLAIFVVVTIVFDPKPSAALHRTLPVIAAALVAAILINLYWFVPFVDYFRGVWLNGVLSEAPSLHNAATSFANVLRGLGHWATFVSFAGRWYFPWAATYASGLFSALLWFVPIVALGGIALRRNQRPITLFFLLVTIVSVPIVVGYYHDELGDAVTTPLYDQFYRNFPGFQMFRFSYKWVAGVEFGISGLYGLACFALLGALREQIAKLSAVDRRNWAWLPSGARTVLIALPILVFIPVVVSKMNYPGAPVPGWEYRESALVGASQRQRVALFPTQFLEQFDWGNPQFYIEDSLVERPLIYGLLGSEASEGADMWIRRSYRATREGLGFSANMFRAMGVDTILQRDDFIPAIDFSSPGEWRYNSTTLTHDLLHRVIGASPMRSEGPLRVYHLGGALPLFYGVIHPVISTLPTFSDAYLGDVDAMASGKAQFDPPTRSSDEFTAAMQSLSPIVPGAPEQVRDLAVNETLARGIRVHAASADAAWLTQFAVKTSGIYSIFALDQGLLFDRAPPQTLEIDGQYLTLQSAGGAWTQYSNVALTPGKHWVSDGYLDPDLVVAVVNADDLRAWEDRIGALARGLPQNLAISSLVYASRTSIVVPSSGAYRVRATPVGPFGPDGLFTTRILPGSAARGAFPADLGTTLPYVFGSGVVGTSALLAPPQWYRDDPSIYDWQRGDPIPWFLFARHASVRVFVPGRAGARVQVAMRVSRLQVSNAMTVGVKGDASQTVTIGGPSAGDRQYDTIDRLDGPAPVPVNFELGLHPGWNDVRFDLQAQNGERADLGTNVISAAVAPDLSFTKLKPTLSTATPKRDDTFTALRIATPRAGLEGDPDLVGNLANTAGRGAAVAVALQQGGHIVYRVFPIAREDSFDVAFMHAFPNGWDDASERVVGIWLLANSRHPKLTGLSYNLHALPAANLRHPQALAAVPILLDGKPVGAAPIVLNRGRHIVSSGDRQVKIGLLTVEPVSLPRTRDFGLVWQRRSATAADVTVKSTANSFLLVFGEAYHPEWRATLNGTVLPHVIVNGASNGWIVPSLPDGGLIRLTFAGQQLYVISAAVSIIALIIMMLLAWAPDLWPVRRQGSGDVSD
- a CDS encoding glycosyltransferase family 9 protein, with the protein product MASGTALVLLLPGLGDALAAGPILRGLSRDEWTVDALTMHEPVSEYLRALGIVRDITELPIRPTARDALRAVGSLRKRRYDWCILPFPATRWQYTIIARGAGAAKLWMHEYGGAASFIARTSRNARVPLRGGHRLAENLRLARALGVRAGDDDLRYWVPDAWRAPRVTGTLGVHPGSMAWKGNEVKRWPYERFADLAREQASRGRSVRFFLGPHEEREAQRAERDFQASEGIRIIREPLAQAARQLSECEVFVGNDAGFSHLASGLGVKTLALYGMTSEVRGAPIGPAIALRPSLCPACHDEGLRGFECVRRIDYRCIVRDIDFDVVRKHVDDLFDAAAVEQHLALEGPFRLYGKAHA